The genomic window GGACGATGTTTGCGATCGTCCACAGGGCAAGTCAGGGGGGTGCTGGTTAGAGTGGTCGCGTTGACGTTCAGCAGCGTCGACGATCAGCATGATCACCAGATGCCGACCGGACGGGGCCAGCGATCACCATGAGCGAACGGGGCGCGCTGCGTGTGCGACTGAACCGGCTCGCGCGCGAGGTCGCCAAGTTCGGCGCCGTCGGCGCCATGGGGCTGCTTGTCAACATGGCGGCCTTCAATCTGCTGCGGCACACCACCGACATCCCGGTGGTCCGGTGCAGCCTGCTCGCGACCTTGATAGCGATCCTCTTCAACTACGTGGGGTTCCGCTACTTCACGTACCGCGACCGCGACAAGAGCGGCCGCACGAAGGAGCTGACGCTCTTCCTGCTGTTCAGCGCGGTCGGAGCGGTGATCGAGAACGGCGTGCTGTACACGGCGACGTACGGCTTCGACTGGGACAGCTCGCTTCAGAGCAACTTCTTCAAGTTCTTCGGAATCGGCGTCGCGACGCTGTTCCGCTTCTGGTCGTACCGCACCTGGGTGTTCCGGGCGCTGCCGGCGCGCGAGGCCGTGCAGACGGCGGAATCGTTCCTGGAGCAGCGGCGGGCCGAGGAGCAGCCGGACCGCGTCGGCAGCGGCCGGGGCGGCCGCGGCTGAGCCCGCGCCTCAGCCAATC from Streptomyces sp. FIT100 includes these protein-coding regions:
- a CDS encoding GtrA family protein, with amino-acid sequence MSERGALRVRLNRLAREVAKFGAVGAMGLLVNMAAFNLLRHTTDIPVVRCSLLATLIAILFNYVGFRYFTYRDRDKSGRTKELTLFLLFSAVGAVIENGVLYTATYGFDWDSSLQSNFFKFFGIGVATLFRFWSYRTWVFRALPAREAVQTAESFLEQRRAEEQPDRVGSGRGGRG